From one Tsukamurella tyrosinosolvens genomic stretch:
- a CDS encoding amidohydrolase, translated as MTGRVTSVLEALTGTVDRVRGDLVAVSHEIHARPELAFEERFASGLLADALAGHGFAVERRVADLETAFVGRAGSGPLRVAVFAEYDALPGIGHACGHNVIAAAGLGAGIALASVADELGITVEVYGTPAEESGGGKVLMLQRGAFDGVACAGMVHPAPFDVVRTRTLALADLAIRYTGREAHASAAPWAGRNAGDAATVAQVALGLLRQHFEPGQQLHGIVSEGGTAPNVVPAAAELLYYLRADDAESLDRLAARAGDCFAAGAVATGCTHEVAEVSPAYTELRSDDGLAAAYRAAAVAIGREPVAPEYERLVPLGSTDMGNVSHAVPSIHPLIGLETDGAVTHQPEFTAAAATESADRAVRDGALALAAAFAAVAEDEDERARLLTGAERGSDGGGR; from the coding sequence GTGACCGGTCGCGTCACCTCCGTCCTGGAGGCGCTCACCGGCACCGTCGACCGCGTGCGGGGCGACCTGGTCGCGGTCAGCCACGAGATCCACGCCCGGCCCGAGCTGGCCTTCGAGGAGCGGTTCGCGTCCGGGCTGCTGGCCGACGCCCTCGCTGGGCACGGCTTCGCCGTCGAGCGTCGCGTCGCGGACCTCGAGACCGCGTTCGTCGGCCGGGCCGGTTCGGGCCCGCTGCGCGTCGCCGTCTTCGCCGAGTACGACGCCCTGCCCGGCATCGGGCACGCCTGCGGGCACAACGTCATCGCCGCGGCGGGGCTCGGCGCGGGCATCGCGCTCGCGTCCGTCGCGGACGAGCTGGGCATCACCGTCGAGGTCTACGGCACCCCGGCCGAGGAGTCCGGGGGCGGCAAGGTGCTCATGCTGCAGCGCGGCGCGTTCGACGGTGTCGCCTGCGCGGGCATGGTGCACCCCGCCCCGTTCGACGTGGTCCGCACCCGCACCCTGGCGCTGGCCGACCTCGCGATCCGGTACACCGGGCGCGAGGCGCACGCCTCGGCGGCGCCGTGGGCCGGCCGCAACGCCGGTGACGCCGCGACCGTCGCGCAGGTCGCCCTCGGCCTGCTCCGGCAGCACTTCGAGCCCGGGCAGCAGCTGCACGGCATCGTCAGCGAGGGCGGAACCGCGCCCAATGTGGTCCCCGCCGCGGCCGAACTGCTCTACTACCTCCGCGCCGACGACGCCGAATCGCTGGACCGGCTCGCCGCGCGCGCCGGCGACTGCTTCGCCGCGGGCGCCGTCGCGACCGGCTGCACCCACGAGGTCGCCGAGGTCTCGCCCGCCTACACCGAGCTGCGCAGCGACGACGGCCTCGCCGCCGCCTACCGTGCCGCGGCGGTCGCGATCGGACGCGAGCCGGTGGCTCCGGAGTACGAGCGACTGGTGCCGCTGGGGAGTACCGACATGGGCAATGTGAGCCACGCTGTACCGTCGATCCATCCGCTGATCGGCCTCGAGACCGACGGGGCCGTGACCCATCAGCCGGAGTTCACGGCCGCCGCCGCCACCGAATCCGCCGATCGGGCCGTGCGCGACGGCGCGCTGGCCCTGGCCGCAGCCTTCGCTGCGGTCGCGGAGGACGAGGACGAGCGCGCGCGGCTGCTGACCGGGGCCGAGCGCGGAAGCGATGGAGGCGGACGGTGA
- the upp gene encoding uracil phosphoribosyltransferase: MQITVVDHPLAAVRLTALRAEATDNASFRAALKELTQMLVYEAMREAAVAPVTVTTPLEDTDGAALAAPPLLVPVLRAGLGMVDQAHAMLPESQVGFVGMGRNEETHVPEPYFQSLPADLAGRPVFVLDPMLATGGSMVETLSLLAQRGATDVTAVCVVAAPEGVQALADCGHPVRLVTATVDRGLNENAYIVPGLGDAGDRQFGPRWT, encoded by the coding sequence ATGCAGATCACCGTGGTCGACCACCCCCTGGCCGCCGTCCGTCTCACCGCGCTCCGCGCCGAGGCCACCGACAACGCCTCCTTCCGCGCGGCCCTCAAGGAGCTCACCCAGATGCTGGTCTACGAGGCCATGCGCGAAGCCGCCGTCGCGCCCGTCACCGTGACCACCCCGCTCGAGGACACCGACGGCGCCGCGCTCGCCGCGCCGCCGCTGCTGGTGCCCGTGCTCCGCGCCGGGCTCGGCATGGTCGACCAGGCGCACGCGATGCTGCCCGAGTCCCAGGTCGGCTTCGTCGGCATGGGCCGCAACGAGGAGACGCACGTCCCCGAGCCGTACTTCCAGTCGCTGCCCGCCGACCTCGCGGGCCGCCCCGTCTTCGTGCTCGACCCGATGCTCGCGACCGGCGGCTCGATGGTGGAGACGCTCAGCCTGCTCGCGCAGCGCGGCGCCACCGACGTGACCGCGGTGTGCGTCGTCGCGGCGCCCGAGGGCGTGCAGGCGCTCGCCGACTGCGGCCATCCCGTCCGGCTGGTCACGGCCACCGTCGACCGGGGGCTGAACGAGAACGCCTACATCGTGCCCGGTCTCGGCGACGCGGGCGACCGCCAGTTCGGCCCCCGCTGGACCTGA
- a CDS encoding adenosine deaminase, with amino-acid sequence MANPVGPTPIDLQALRRAPKVLLHDHLDGGLRPSTVLELAAETGYDALPASTEPELAAWFRDAADSGSLVKYLETFEHTVGVMQTPEALARVARECAEDLAADGVVYAEVRFAPEQHLQGGLSLDEVMEAVLAGFASGESAARTAGRPIVVRCLVTAMRHAARSREIAELTVRWRDRGAVGFDIAGAEAGFPPSRHLDAFEYMRDHSAPFTIHAGEAFGLPSIHEALAFCGCDRLGHGVRIVDDITGVEPGATDVSGAVLGRVAARVRDARIPLELCPSSNVQTGAVASMEEHPFNLLAQLRFRVTVNTDNRLMSDTTMSAEMLKLVETFGYGWTDLQRFTINAMKSAFLPFDERLAIIDDVIKPGFAVLIG; translated from the coding sequence ATGGCGAATCCCGTTGGCCCGACCCCCATCGATCTGCAGGCACTGCGCCGCGCGCCCAAGGTGCTGCTCCACGACCATCTCGACGGCGGGCTGCGGCCCTCCACCGTCCTCGAGCTCGCCGCCGAGACCGGGTACGACGCGTTGCCGGCCTCCACGGAGCCGGAGCTCGCGGCGTGGTTCCGCGACGCCGCGGACTCGGGTTCGCTGGTGAAGTACCTCGAGACCTTCGAGCACACCGTCGGCGTGATGCAGACGCCCGAGGCGCTCGCCCGCGTCGCGCGCGAGTGCGCGGAGGACCTCGCCGCCGACGGCGTGGTCTACGCCGAGGTGCGGTTCGCGCCCGAGCAGCACCTGCAGGGCGGGCTGTCGCTCGACGAGGTGATGGAGGCCGTGCTCGCCGGCTTCGCCTCGGGCGAGTCCGCGGCCCGGACCGCCGGCCGGCCGATCGTGGTGCGCTGCCTCGTGACCGCCATGCGGCACGCCGCCCGCTCGCGGGAGATCGCGGAGCTGACGGTGCGCTGGCGCGACCGCGGCGCCGTCGGCTTCGACATCGCCGGCGCGGAGGCGGGGTTCCCGCCCAGCCGCCACCTCGACGCCTTCGAGTACATGCGGGATCACTCCGCGCCCTTCACCATTCACGCCGGCGAGGCCTTCGGGCTGCCGTCGATCCACGAGGCGCTGGCGTTCTGCGGCTGCGACCGTCTGGGCCACGGCGTGCGGATCGTCGACGACATCACCGGCGTCGAGCCCGGCGCCACCGACGTCTCCGGCGCGGTCCTCGGCCGGGTCGCGGCGCGGGTGCGCGACGCCCGCATCCCGCTGGAACTGTGCCCCAGCTCCAACGTGCAGACCGGCGCGGTCGCGTCGATGGAGGAGCACCCGTTCAACCTGCTGGCGCAGTTGCGCTTCCGCGTGACCGTCAACACCGACAACCGGTTGATGAGCGACACCACGATGAGCGCCGAGATGCTCAAGCTGGTGGAGACCTTCGGCTACGGCTGGACGGACCTGCAGCGCTTCACCATCAACGCGATGAAGTCGGCGTTCCTGCCCTTCGACGAGCGGCTCGCGATCATCGACGACGTGATCAAGCCCGGCTTCGCGGTGCTGATCGGCTGA
- a CDS encoding amidohydrolase — protein sequence MSGTASGTAGEDLSRAAYVDRWLQRRGDWLREFRRDLHAHPELSWREQRTTNAVFEALTAAGLHPRKLSTTGLICDLGPAGGERVALRADMDALPIHEATGLEFQSTTPGVSHACGHDAHTSILLGTGLALAELDRAGRLPIGVRLIFQPAEEVMPGGALSAVRDEVMHGVSRIYALHCDPRVEVGRIGVRSGAITSAADHVEVILHSPGGHTSRPHLTSDLIYAMGAVITGLPGVLSRRVDPRSGTIMVWGAANAGSAPNAIPQIGALHGTVRTGEHQIWESLEPLVREIIAELLAPLRIKHEVNYTRGVPPVINDHLAATRLADAARAVSPDGVVDTPQSGGGEDFSWYLEESPGAMARLGVWSGEGRQYDLHQPDFVLDERALEMGVKVFTNVVFSSI from the coding sequence GTGAGCGGCACGGCGAGCGGGACTGCGGGCGAGGATCTCTCGAGGGCCGCCTACGTCGATCGGTGGTTGCAGCGCAGGGGCGACTGGCTCCGCGAGTTCCGCCGTGACCTGCACGCCCACCCCGAGCTGTCGTGGCGCGAGCAGCGCACCACCAACGCCGTCTTCGAGGCCCTGACCGCGGCGGGCCTGCACCCCCGCAAGCTGTCGACCACCGGCCTGATCTGCGACCTCGGCCCCGCCGGCGGGGAGCGCGTCGCTCTGCGTGCCGACATGGATGCGCTGCCGATCCACGAGGCCACCGGCCTCGAGTTCCAGTCCACGACCCCGGGTGTCTCGCACGCCTGCGGCCACGACGCACACACCTCGATCCTGCTGGGAACGGGCCTCGCCCTGGCCGAGCTCGACCGCGCCGGACGGCTGCCCATCGGCGTGCGGCTGATCTTCCAGCCCGCCGAGGAGGTCATGCCCGGCGGCGCGCTGTCCGCGGTGCGCGACGAGGTGATGCACGGCGTCTCCCGCATCTACGCGCTGCACTGCGATCCCCGCGTCGAGGTCGGCAGGATCGGCGTCCGCTCCGGCGCGATCACGTCCGCCGCCGACCACGTCGAGGTCATCCTGCACTCGCCCGGCGGGCACACCTCACGGCCGCACCTGACCAGCGACCTGATCTACGCCATGGGCGCCGTCATCACCGGCCTGCCCGGCGTGCTGTCGCGCCGCGTGGACCCCCGCTCCGGCACGATCATGGTCTGGGGCGCCGCGAACGCCGGCTCCGCGCCGAACGCGATCCCGCAGATCGGCGCGCTGCACGGCACCGTCCGGACCGGCGAGCACCAGATCTGGGAGTCGCTGGAGCCGCTCGTGCGGGAGATCATCGCCGAGCTGCTCGCGCCGCTGCGGATCAAGCACGAGGTCAACTACACCCGCGGCGTCCCGCCGGTCATCAACGACCACCTGGCCGCCACCCGGCTCGCCGACGCCGCGCGCGCCGTCTCGCCCGACGGCGTGGTCGACACCCCGCAGTCCGGCGGCGGTGAGGACTTCTCCTGGTACCTCGAGGAGTCGCCCGGCGCGATGGCGCGGCTCGGTGTGTGGTCCGGCGAGGGCCGCCAGTACGACCTGCACCAGCCCGATTTCGTCCTCGACGAGCGCGCGCTGGAGATGGGCGTCAAGGTCTTCACGAACGTGGTCTTCTCCTCCATCTAG
- a CDS encoding primosomal protein encodes MASDIVPIELGLTDGPVYTLWAPRWRDGEDEWEAFLGLDEDLYGFSSVAELVAFARSGKPNDLDDHPAWEALTTLPAEAFVPRDDRSFDVISVPELAAEEPTPEVIAELEDTLEIVGLIGEVCELIDVTKFFNGNPVLGTVRIGTRNFEGREGAEMWHKVGQIISRKWDDVIDAIEGVVSTPKVAAGATATAEEELAAAAERAAALAVDEDDEDELDTDLDDLDDDLDADADEDGDGDEATAADAEEDDEDEYEEDDSFWGQVGIDPIKIITSTGEYYTLRCYLDDNPVFLGRKGKIYVFDSEGALARYLADDDDTDLAAVSTYDEVRVAATDGSLEIEVYDDNVYVLPGIGEDIADGPRRIDRDQLDLAVELLLDSADFADDASVRDALRPTTPLGFFVSYALDPQPRRLAPSGPFDNEAEAWRALEHDFEDRLTSK; translated from the coding sequence ATGGCGTCTGACATCGTCCCGATCGAACTCGGCCTCACCGACGGCCCGGTGTACACCCTGTGGGCACCGCGGTGGCGTGACGGGGAGGACGAATGGGAGGCCTTCCTGGGCCTCGACGAGGATCTGTACGGCTTCTCGTCGGTCGCCGAGCTGGTCGCGTTCGCCCGCAGCGGCAAGCCGAACGACCTGGACGACCACCCGGCCTGGGAGGCGCTGACCACCCTGCCGGCGGAGGCCTTCGTCCCGCGCGACGACCGCAGCTTCGACGTCATCTCGGTGCCCGAGCTGGCCGCCGAGGAACCCACCCCCGAGGTGATCGCCGAGCTCGAGGACACCCTCGAGATCGTCGGCCTCATCGGCGAGGTGTGCGAGCTGATCGACGTCACCAAGTTCTTCAACGGCAACCCCGTGCTCGGCACCGTCCGCATCGGCACCCGCAACTTCGAGGGCCGCGAGGGCGCGGAGATGTGGCACAAGGTCGGCCAGATCATCAGCCGCAAGTGGGACGACGTGATCGACGCGATCGAGGGCGTCGTCAGCACCCCGAAGGTCGCCGCCGGCGCCACCGCCACCGCCGAGGAGGAGCTCGCCGCCGCCGCGGAGCGGGCCGCCGCGCTCGCCGTGGACGAGGACGACGAGGACGAGCTCGACACCGACCTCGACGATCTCGACGACGACCTCGATGCGGATGCCGATGAGGACGGCGACGGCGACGAGGCCACCGCCGCCGACGCGGAGGAGGACGACGAGGACGAGTACGAGGAGGACGACTCCTTCTGGGGGCAGGTCGGCATCGACCCGATCAAGATCATCACCTCCACCGGCGAGTACTACACGCTGCGGTGCTACCTCGACGACAACCCGGTCTTCCTGGGCCGCAAGGGCAAGATCTACGTCTTCGACTCCGAGGGCGCGCTCGCGCGGTACCTCGCGGACGACGACGACACCGACCTCGCGGCCGTCTCCACCTACGACGAGGTCCGGGTGGCGGCGACCGACGGCTCGCTCGAGATCGAGGTCTACGACGACAACGTCTACGTGCTGCCCGGCATCGGCGAGGACATCGCCGACGGTCCGCGGCGCATCGACCGCGACCAGCTGGACCTCGCGGTGGAGCTGCTGCTCGACTCGGCCGACTTCGCCGACGACGCCTCCGTGCGGGACGCGCTGCGGCCCACCACGCCGCTGGGATTCTTCGTCTCCTACGCGCTCGACCCGCAGCCGCGCCGGCTGGCGCCGTCGGGCCCGTTCGACAACGAGGCCGAGGCCTGGCGGGCGCTCGAGCACGACTTCGAGGACCGGCTCACCTCCAAGTGA
- a CDS encoding C40 family peptidase has translation MSGIVAALAAPLRALLDTFGSGDLTTAGVDTAIRAVQAELARVSAQTQSTKVTVGSAWTGEDATSAQRTIGDGGTAAGALSRHSGAIGTSVATAAAVVSKGRARLQAILDSFVSKAEAANPTLLNPTGLIAVLTLAADHLQQALDVLQSVRDELDGETGTVAGLAESTPTAPGTVDGGAATTPASTTATTTPSATSPTGTGSGSGGGGSGVGSPVSGLASALTSANRSGSGSGRGTGAKAMSASRRSGAATVTADGKGGYDVRLPDGTVVKAPNAKAAAAVQAALTQLGVPYAWGGTTPGVGLDCSGFTQWAYRQAGIELPRLANEQGVGAAVSAGQLQPGDLAVWEGHVAMVIGDGRMVEAGDPVQISAIRTDNIGQQFYGFFRPTG, from the coding sequence GTGAGCGGCATCGTCGCGGCGCTGGCGGCGCCGCTGCGCGCCCTGCTCGACACGTTCGGCTCCGGCGACCTCACGACCGCCGGCGTGGATACGGCGATCCGGGCCGTGCAGGCCGAACTCGCGCGGGTCAGCGCGCAGACGCAATCGACGAAGGTCACCGTCGGAAGCGCGTGGACGGGCGAGGACGCGACGAGCGCGCAGCGCACGATCGGCGACGGCGGCACCGCCGCGGGCGCCCTGTCGCGGCACAGCGGCGCGATCGGCACGTCCGTGGCGACCGCCGCCGCGGTCGTGAGCAAGGGCCGCGCGCGGCTGCAGGCGATCCTCGACTCCTTCGTCAGCAAGGCGGAGGCAGCGAATCCGACGCTGCTCAACCCCACCGGGCTGATCGCGGTACTCACGCTCGCCGCCGACCACCTGCAGCAGGCGCTCGACGTGCTGCAGTCCGTCCGCGACGAGCTCGACGGCGAGACCGGCACCGTCGCCGGGCTCGCCGAGTCGACGCCGACCGCACCCGGCACCGTCGACGGCGGCGCGGCGACCACGCCCGCCTCGACCACCGCGACCACGACCCCGTCGGCCACCTCTCCGACCGGCACCGGCTCCGGCTCGGGCGGCGGCGGGAGCGGCGTCGGCTCGCCCGTCAGCGGCCTGGCGTCGGCGCTCACCTCCGCGAACCGGAGCGGGTCCGGCTCGGGCCGCGGTACCGGGGCGAAGGCGATGTCCGCCTCGCGCCGGTCCGGCGCGGCGACGGTGACCGCCGACGGCAAGGGCGGCTACGACGTGCGGCTCCCCGACGGCACGGTGGTCAAGGCTCCGAACGCGAAGGCGGCCGCCGCGGTGCAGGCCGCGCTGACCCAGCTGGGCGTGCCCTACGCGTGGGGCGGGACGACCCCGGGCGTCGGGCTGGACTGCAGCGGGTTCACGCAGTGGGCGTACCGGCAGGCGGGCATCGAGCTGCCGCGGCTGGCGAACGAGCAGGGGGTCGGCGCAGCGGTGAGCGCCGGGCAGTTGCAGCCGGGCGATCTGGCCGTGTGGGAGGGCCACGTCGCCATGGTCATCGGCGACGGCCGCATGGTGGAGGCGGGTGATCCCGTGCAGATCTCGGCGATCCGCACGGACAACATCGGCCAGCAGTTCTACGGCTTCTTCCGCCCGACCGGCTGA
- a CDS encoding phospho-sugar mutase, with protein sequence MSAELAAEALAWIEGDPDPATRAELEALSGDELAERFAAPLSFGTAGLRGPVRGGPSGMNVAVVTRTTWALGEWLKAKCLGGGTVVVGRDARRGSEAFFAAATEVLTAQGFAVVALPEPGPTPWVSFATKALGAVAGVQITASHNPPADNGYKVYLDGGAQLVSPADAEIEGLIAAAPAAKDVDRSPVPADPRATEVVAAYLDRVSSLRPAPGVPLRIALTPMHGVGGKVAVEALRRSGFDDVHVVEQQFAPDGEFPTVTFPNPEEPGASDLLLALAERVDADLAIALDPDADRCALGARFPGVWRMLTGDESGSLLGAHLLDAPLDGAPSDPLVATTIVSSELLGAIAESRGARYARTLTGFKNLVRAGDGLVFAYEEALGLCVDPSTVRDKDGISAAVVVAGYAAALKAQGSGLPDALDTLYRRHGVYLSSQYALRVDDVARIAAIMAALRADPPVEVANTAVGCEDLLTARPATDALVFRGDGVRVTVRPSGTEPKAKFYLEVIEPVTVDSDTSGAEARARQRLTAVTETVRKWAAFG encoded by the coding sequence ATGAGCGCCGAGCTCGCGGCCGAGGCCCTCGCCTGGATCGAGGGCGACCCCGACCCCGCGACCCGCGCCGAGCTCGAAGCCCTCAGCGGCGACGAGCTCGCCGAGCGCTTCGCCGCACCGCTGTCCTTCGGCACCGCCGGCCTGCGGGGCCCGGTGCGCGGCGGACCGTCGGGCATGAACGTGGCGGTGGTGACCCGCACGACCTGGGCGCTCGGCGAATGGCTGAAGGCGAAATGCCTGGGCGGCGGCACCGTCGTCGTGGGGCGCGACGCGCGGCGCGGCTCCGAGGCCTTCTTCGCCGCGGCCACCGAGGTGCTCACCGCGCAGGGCTTCGCCGTGGTGGCGCTGCCCGAACCCGGTCCCACACCGTGGGTGTCGTTCGCGACGAAGGCGCTCGGCGCGGTCGCGGGCGTGCAGATCACCGCCTCGCACAACCCGCCCGCCGACAACGGCTACAAGGTCTACCTCGACGGCGGCGCGCAGTTGGTGTCCCCCGCGGACGCCGAGATCGAGGGACTCATCGCCGCGGCCCCGGCCGCGAAGGACGTCGACCGCTCGCCGGTGCCCGCCGATCCCCGCGCGACGGAGGTCGTCGCGGCGTACCTGGATCGCGTCTCCTCGCTGCGGCCGGCCCCCGGCGTCCCCCTGCGGATCGCGCTCACGCCGATGCACGGCGTCGGCGGGAAGGTCGCGGTGGAGGCCCTGCGCCGCAGCGGCTTCGACGACGTGCACGTCGTGGAACAGCAGTTCGCGCCTGATGGCGAGTTCCCGACGGTGACCTTCCCCAACCCGGAGGAGCCCGGCGCCTCCGATCTTCTGCTCGCCCTCGCGGAACGCGTCGACGCCGACCTCGCGATCGCCCTCGACCCCGACGCCGACCGGTGCGCCCTCGGTGCCCGGTTCCCCGGCGTGTGGCGGATGCTCACCGGCGACGAGTCGGGTTCGCTGCTGGGCGCGCACCTGCTCGACGCGCCCCTGGACGGCGCCCCGTCGGATCCGCTCGTGGCGACCACCATCGTCAGCTCGGAGCTGCTCGGCGCGATCGCCGAGAGCCGCGGCGCGCGGTACGCGCGCACCCTGACCGGCTTCAAGAATCTGGTCCGAGCGGGCGACGGCCTCGTCTTCGCCTACGAGGAGGCCCTCGGGCTCTGCGTCGACCCGTCGACGGTGCGCGACAAGGACGGCATCTCTGCCGCGGTCGTCGTCGCCGGTTACGCCGCGGCGCTCAAGGCGCAGGGCAGCGGCCTGCCGGACGCGCTGGACACGCTGTACCGCCGGCACGGCGTGTACCTGTCGAGCCAGTACGCGCTGCGCGTGGACGACGTCGCGCGGATCGCCGCGATCATGGCCGCCCTCCGCGCCGACCCGCCCGTTGAGGTTGCAAACACCGCCGTCGGCTGTGAGGATCTTCTGACGGCACGCCCCGCGACGGACGCGCTGGTGTTCCGCGGAGACGGCGTGCGGGTCACCGTGCGGCCGTCCGGAACCGAGCCGAAGGCGAAGTTCTACCTGGAGGTGATCGAGCCCGTGACGGTCGACAGCGACACGAGCGGCGCCGAGGCGCGCGCCCGACAGCGGCTCACCGCGGTGACCGAGACGGTGCGTAAGTGGGCGGCCTTCGGGTGA
- a CDS encoding purine-nucleoside phosphorylase, which translates to MDDPTAAAREAADALIAATGGERFDVAVVLGSGWAPAADALTARGTAVGSVPMAELPHFAPPSAAGHKGTASAVVVGGKRVLVLLGRTHAYEGHDLSRVVHPVRTACAAGASTVILTNAAGGLREGMFVGEPVLISDHLNLTARSPLVGAQFVNLVDAYSPALRTLAQQVDPSLNEGVYAGLPGPHYETPAEIRMLRTLGADLVGMSTVHETIAARAEDAAVLGISLVTNLAAGITGEPLNHEEVLEAGREAAARMGGLLADVIEAM; encoded by the coding sequence ATCGACGATCCCACCGCGGCGGCCCGGGAGGCGGCCGACGCGCTCATCGCGGCGACCGGAGGTGAGCGCTTCGACGTGGCGGTCGTCCTCGGCTCGGGCTGGGCGCCCGCCGCGGACGCGCTCACCGCGCGCGGCACCGCCGTCGGCTCCGTCCCGATGGCGGAGCTCCCCCACTTCGCGCCGCCCAGCGCGGCCGGCCACAAGGGAACGGCCTCGGCGGTGGTCGTCGGCGGCAAGCGGGTGCTGGTGCTGCTCGGCCGCACCCACGCCTACGAGGGCCACGACCTCTCCCGCGTGGTCCACCCGGTGCGCACCGCGTGCGCGGCGGGCGCGTCGACGGTGATCCTGACCAACGCCGCCGGCGGCCTGCGCGAGGGCATGTTCGTGGGCGAGCCGGTGCTGATCTCCGACCACCTCAACCTCACGGCCCGCTCGCCCCTGGTCGGCGCGCAGTTCGTCAACCTCGTCGACGCGTACTCCCCCGCGCTGCGGACGCTGGCGCAGCAGGTGGACCCGTCGCTGAACGAGGGCGTCTACGCCGGGCTGCCCGGCCCGCACTACGAGACCCCGGCGGAGATCCGCATGCTCCGCACGCTGGGCGCCGACCTCGTCGGCATGTCGACGGTGCACGAGACGATCGCCGCCCGCGCCGAGGACGCGGCCGTGCTCGGGATCTCGCTCGTCACCAACCTGGCCGCGGGCATCACCGGGGAGCCGCTCAACCACGAGGAGGTCCTCGAGGCCGGGCGCGAAGCCGCAGCCCGGATGGGCGGCCTGCTCGCCGACGTGATCGAGGCGATGTAG
- a CDS encoding SDR family oxidoreductase: MDLDLHERAFVVSGASSGIGLATAQRLVREGARVCCFARDLDHLTAAFADTVTPHDQLLLLAGDARRPEDVGAIVESAVRTFGGVHGVVANAGAGVTAGVDADSEVWREQFTVKVGAAMALVRAARPHLVDTQGAIVLVNGASAHHPSPELAPVGAARSALANYAATLSADLAPDGVRVVAVNVGVIETARQRERYERSGATTEYADWCRAEALRRSIPLQRMGRPDEVGDTIAFLLSDRSSYTTGTSIDISGGLDART, from the coding sequence ATGGATCTTGACCTGCACGAGCGCGCGTTCGTCGTGTCCGGCGCGAGCAGCGGCATCGGCCTCGCCACGGCACAACGGCTCGTGCGCGAGGGCGCCCGCGTCTGTTGTTTCGCACGCGACCTCGATCACCTCACCGCCGCCTTCGCGGACACGGTGACCCCGCACGATCAGCTGCTCCTCCTGGCGGGCGACGCCCGCCGGCCCGAGGACGTCGGCGCGATCGTCGAATCCGCGGTGCGCACCTTCGGCGGCGTCCACGGCGTCGTTGCCAACGCGGGAGCCGGCGTGACAGCGGGCGTCGACGCAGACTCCGAGGTGTGGCGCGAGCAGTTCACCGTCAAGGTCGGTGCGGCCATGGCACTCGTGCGCGCCGCCCGTCCCCACCTGGTCGACACCCAGGGCGCGATCGTGCTGGTGAACGGCGCGAGTGCGCACCATCCGAGTCCCGAGTTGGCACCCGTCGGTGCGGCGCGGTCCGCCCTCGCGAACTACGCAGCGACTCTCAGTGCCGATCTCGCGCCCGACGGCGTTCGCGTCGTGGCGGTCAACGTCGGCGTCATCGAGACCGCACGGCAACGGGAGAGGTACGAGCGGTCCGGTGCCACGACCGAGTACGCCGACTGGTGCCGCGCCGAGGCACTCCGGCGGTCGATCCCCCTACAACGCATGGGGCGCCCCGACGAGGTGGGCGACACCATTGCGTTCCTGTTGTCCGACCGGTCCTCGTACACGACCGGCACGTCGATCGACATCTCCGGAGGCCTGGACGCGCGCACCTGA
- a CDS encoding enoyl-CoA hydratase/isomerase family protein produces MPYVTRTDDVFTLFLGDEGVELSETNPENRFSPDWVDAVHARLDEIEAQAAGSPAALVVTATGKFFSNGLDVMYILANAGELPTYLDRVHTVFSRLLTFPMTTVAAINGHAFGAGAMLALSCDSAVMRDDRGFFCLPEVSLKMGFTVGMATLLRSRLPYQTAVEAMTTGRRYGGADAVAAGIVQAAVSEAELLPTATARAAANAAADGPTLNKIKNDLHTHLIADLAVPTTEVKFG; encoded by the coding sequence ATGCCTTACGTCACGCGCACCGACGACGTCTTCACGCTGTTCCTGGGGGACGAGGGCGTCGAGCTCTCGGAGACCAACCCGGAGAACCGCTTCTCCCCGGACTGGGTCGACGCGGTGCACGCCCGCCTGGACGAGATCGAGGCGCAGGCGGCCGGATCGCCCGCCGCGCTGGTCGTCACCGCCACCGGCAAGTTCTTCTCCAACGGCCTCGACGTGATGTACATCCTGGCCAACGCCGGCGAGCTGCCGACGTACCTGGATCGCGTGCACACGGTCTTCAGCCGCCTGCTGACCTTCCCGATGACGACGGTCGCCGCGATCAACGGCCACGCCTTCGGCGCCGGCGCCATGCTGGCGCTGTCGTGCGACTCCGCCGTGATGCGCGACGACCGCGGCTTCTTCTGCCTGCCCGAGGTCAGCCTCAAGATGGGCTTCACCGTGGGCATGGCCACCCTGCTGCGCTCGCGCCTGCCGTACCAGACCGCCGTCGAGGCGATGACCACCGGACGTCGCTACGGCGGCGCCGACGCGGTGGCCGCGGGCATCGTCCAGGCGGCGGTCTCGGAGGCCGAGCTGCTGCCGACCGCGACCGCCCGCGCGGCGGCGAACGCCGCCGCTGACGGCCCCACGCTGAACAAGATCAAGAACGATCTGCACACGCACCTCATCGCCGACCTCGCCGTCCCGACGACCGAAGTCAAGTTCGGCTGA